The following are encoded in a window of Brettanomyces bruxellensis chromosome 9, complete sequence genomic DNA:
- a CDS encoding uncharacterized protein (MEROPS:MER0002197), giving the protein MASARFLVCRSAVMAGASRPLLAGASRAMARVVARQHWQKQDIYRGMASSAGGRSNGVNSSLAEQEQRANNELANARTQAGFYRSLLRANYPHIVVSRYETPGIATNNECARMYVEALVKTGDRRKAEGVARTYGIDVGGLGVGVGGGVGGAGMRDGGVSGAGMHNSGEISGAGIRGAGIFGSREEPLHVVVTESPWMVFSRWVKWLVPVGLLTYGAYVGFNFLVDNGSIIKNSSVEDKAVEVTESDVRFSDCCGVDEAKAELQEVVEFLKDPGKFTSLGAQLPKGVLLSGPPGTGKTLLARATAGEAGVPFFFMSGSEFDELYVGVGAKRVRELFAKARARAPAIIFIDELDAIGGKRKARDQAYAKQTLNQLLVELDGFSQTQGIVVIGATNFPESLDRALTRPGRFDKIVTVDLPDVRGRTAILRHHLRNIACAGDVDASVIARGTTGLSGAGLKNLVNTAALYASQENAASVRMAHLEWAKDKVLMGGERKSMVMTEETRRNTAYHEAGHAIVALYTEGATPLYKATILPRGRALGVTFQLPEMDKLDITRRECLARLDVCMGGKIAEEMLYGAANVTSGCSSDLASATATARAMVTSYGMCEAVGPVRLSDKWESWSPKLRDLADQETRKLLVDAEQRTRKLLHDRRVELKRLAEGLLQYETLTRDEIAALVAGRPISKVKTTSNTVIKSRGTRPEYDVVSGAKSLGVAAASRS; this is encoded by the coding sequence ATGGCAAGTGCAAGATTTCTAGTTTGCAGGAGTGCCGTAATGGCAGGTGCATCCAGGCCGTTGCTAGCAGGGGCTTCAAGGGCAATGGCCCGGGTTGTTGCCCGGCAGCATTGGCAAAAACAGGACATTTACCGGGGAATGGCATCTTCAGCCGGCGGGAGGTCAAACGGGGTGAACAGCTCGTTGGCAGAGCAGGAGCAGCGGGCAAACAACGAACTGGCAAACGCCCGGACGCAGGCAGGGTTCTACAGATCGCTTCTGCGGGCAAATTATCCACATATTGTGGTTTCGAGATACGAGACACCTGGAATAGCCACCAACAACGAGTGTGCAAGGATGTACGTGGAGGCGTTGGTAAAGACGGGCGACCGCCGCAAGGCCGAGGGGGTTGCACGGACGTACGGGATAGATGTGGGAGGACTTGGAGTTGGAGTAGGTGGTGGAGTAGGCGGTGCAGGGATGCGTGATGGTGGAGTAAGTGGTGCAGGGATGCACAATAGTGGAGAAATTAGCGGTGCGGGGATACGCGGTGCAGGAATATTTGGATCGCGGGAGGAGCCGCTTCACGTGGTTGTGACAGAAAGCCCCTGGATGGTTTTTTCGCGGTGGGTGAAGTGGCTTGTGCCCGTGGGATTGTTAACGTATGGCGCATACGTGGGATTCAATTTCCTCGTGGACAACGGGTCAATAATCAAGAATTCGTCCGTGGAGGACAAGGCGGTGGAGGTGACGGAGTCAGATGTTCGTTTTTCTGACTGCTGCGGGGTTGACGAGGCGAAGGCGGAGTTGCAGGAGGTggttgaatttttgaaggACCCGGGCAAGTTCACGTCGTTGGGGGCCCAGTTGCCTAAAGGAGTACTTTTGAGCGGTCCACCGGGCACGGGTAAGACGTTGCTCGCGCGGGCGACGGCTGGTGAAGCCGGGGTgccctttttctttatgtCGGGGTCCGAGTTTGACGAGTTGTACGTGGGTGTTGGCGCCAAGCGCGTGCGGGAGCTTTTCGCGAAGGCGCGGGCGCGTGCGCCGGCCATAATTTTCATCGACGAGTTGGACGCTATCGGCGGAAAGCGGAAGGCGCGCGACCAGGCGTACGCAAAGCAGACTTTGAACCAGCTTTTGGTGGAGTTGGACGGATTCTCGCAGACCCAGGGCATCGTCGTTATCGGCGCGACGAACTTCCCGGAGTCCTTGGACCGTGCGCTCACGCGGCCGGGCCGGTTTGACAAAATAGTGACGGTGGACCTCCCGGACGTGCGCGGGCGCACTGCGATCTTGCGGCACCACCTGCGCAACATTGCGTGCGCGGGCGACGTGGACGCGTCGGTGATTGCGCGGGGCACGACCGGGCTCTCGGGCGCAGGGTTGAAGAACTTGGTGAACACGGCGGCGTTGTACGCGTCGCAGGAGAATGCGGCTAGCGTGCGCATGGCGCACCTGGAGTGGGCAAAGGACAAAGTGCTCATGGGCGGCGAGCGCAAGAGCATGGTGATGACAGAGGAGACCCGGCGCAACACGGCGTACCACGAGGCGGGCCACGCGATTGTGGCGCTGTACACGGAGGGCGCGACACCGCTCTATAAGGCAACGATTTTGCCCCGGGGCCGCGCGCTCGGCGTCACGTTCCAGCTCCCGGAGATGGACAAACTCGACATCACGCGCCGCGAGTGCCTTGCGCGGCTTGACGTGTGCATGGGCGGCAAAATCGCAGAGGAGATGCTCTACGGCGCCGCAAACGTGACCTCCGGCTGCAGCTCGGATTTGGCGTCGGCGACGGCCACCGCAAGGGCAATGGTCACGTCATACGGGATGTGCGAAGCCGTTGGTCCGGTCCGGCTCTCGGACAAATGGGAGTCGTGGTCCCCCAAGCTCCGCGACTTGGCCGACCAGGAGACCCGCAAGTTGCTTGTTGATGCCGAACAGAGGACTCGCAAGCTGCTGCATGACCGCCGGGTCGAGCTCAAGCGGCTCGCCGAGGGACTTTTGCAGTACGAGACTTTGACGCGTGACGAGATCGCCGCACTTGTTGCCGGACGGCCTATTTCCAAGGTCAAAACCACCTCAAACACTGTTATCAAGTCCCGGGGCACCCGGCCGGAGTACGATGTTGTGTCGGGGGCAAAGAGCTTAGGCGTGGCAGCTGCGTCCCGGTCTTAA